GCAGTTGACCCGGACCGCTCGCACGTCGGTGGTCTCGGCCCGGAGTTCGGTGAACAGTTTCTGGATCGCCGTCGTCTTCCCGGTCCCGGGCGGGCCGCGGGCGACGACGTTCAGCGGCCGCGAGCCCCGGACCGCCGGCCGGAGGGCGTACTTCAGGCTCTCCATCTGCGAGTCGCGGTGGTGGAACGTCTCGGGCAGGTAGTCGATCTCGAAGACGTGCTCGTCTCGAAACACCGACTCGTCCCACGAGAGCATCCCCTCCTCGGGGTCGTCGGTCATCAGTTTCACCACGCTCCCCGTCGCACTTAGTGTTTCGCCAGCACTCACGTCCCAGTTACGGGCAACTCGACGACGAACACGGCCCCGGACTCGTCGTCGGCCCGGTCCTCGACCCACACCGATCCGCCGTAGCTGTCGACGAGACTGTAGACGAGATAGAGGCCGATCCCCGACCCCGGACTCTCCAGCCCCTTCTCGTCTTTCCCGAAGATCGTCTCTTTCTGCCCGTCGGGGACGCCGGGGCCGTCGTCGGCCACGCGGACACGGACCACCTCGGCGTCGCGCTCGGCCGAGACAGTGACGGTCGGCGACTGGCCGTCGTTGTGCTGGACCGCGTTGTTCAGCAAATTCCGGAACACCGAGGGGAGCATGCCGTCGGCAGCGACCCGGGTGTCGGGCAACTCGCCCTCGATCTCGACGGTCGCGTGCGGATAGGACTCGCGGTGCTTCTCGATCTCCGTCCCGAGGGTGTCGGCGAGGTCGGTCGGCTCGGGTTCGATCTCGCCGTCGCCGACGACCACGTCGACGTGATCGCGCGCAATCTCGGTGAGTTCGACGACGTGCTCGCTGGCTCGCGCGATCCGCTCCAGTGCGTCCCGACCGTCCTCGCCGACGTGGGCTTCGAGCGCCTCCAGCCACGCCAGCACGACGGTCATGTCGTTGCGGATGTCGTGGCGCACGACGCGGTTGAGGACCTCCAGCTGTTCGGTCCGCTCGGCCAGCTGTCGCTGGTGTTCGACCCGCTCGGAGATGTCCCGGACCGTCCCGATCACCTTCCGCAACTCGCCGTCGAACCGGACCGCCGACAGCCGGACCTCGATCACGCCGAAGATTCCGTTCGGCGACTCCAGATCGAGTTGCGTCCGGTCGTCGCCACTCTCGACGAACGCCTCGAAGGCCCGCTCGAACTGTTCGACCGGCTCCGGGCCGGACACGCTCTCCTCGGCGAAGACCCGCGCTGTGTTCCCGAGCCAGCGCTCTCGGTCGATTCCGGTCACCTCGGTGATCCGCGGGTTGACGTACTCGATGGTCCCGTCGGTGTCGAAGACGTACACGCCGTCGCTGACGTTCTCGACGATGGTCTCGTAGAGCGTGGCTTCCCGTTTCGAGTCCTTGAGATCCGAGATGTCGCGGGTCCGGGCGAGCCCGATCTCGCCATCGGCCGTGTCGACGATCGACAGCGCCACCTCGGTCCAGAAGTGGGTCCCGTCGCTGTGCCGTTTTCGCCACTCGACCGTCGTCGATCCGTCTTCGCGTGCCCGTTCGACGAGCGTTTCCCGATCCGCAGGCCACTCCCAGCCGTCAGCCGTCACGTCCGACAGCGTCACTTCGTCCAGTTCCGTCTCGTCGTAGCCCACCAGTTCACAGTACCGCTCGTTCGCGTCGACGATGCCCCCCGTGTCGGGGTCGAAGACCACGAGAGCGTCGACCGCGTTCTCGAAGAGTGCGCGGTAGTCGACCTGCCCAGCCATTCCCACGTACTATGGAGATCCAACACATGACGTTTTGGGACAGGTCGGCTCCCGACCCTCCGCTTCGAGTCGACTCGGCCCTGCAGCTGTTTGGCTTCGTCCGGAATCTCGCTCCAGGCGACGCTCTCTTGCTCGACGACGTTCTCGGGGCCCATCACGTCGGCGCTCAGCACTGTCGCGGCGGCGACCGCGCACGTTGGCCGCCCGGTGGCTCGCCCACGGGGTTCGCGCCCGGCCGGTTCGCCGAACCGACGACGATCCGATCGACCATGCCGTAGGTCTCGTGTGGCGGGCACGTGAAGTCGTGGACACCCTCCCGCTCGAAGGTGTACAGCCAGTCCACGGACGGGCACGGAAACAACTCGCGGCCACGCCGGGATTGAAAAAGAGTTAACACGACGAGGTCGGAAGCACCTGCCAACACGTCCGGGGGGACGTGGGGGAATCTGGATGTACTGGCTCGCGGCACTGTCTCTCGGGTCGGCTCTCGCGGTCGTCACCGCGGCGGTCGTCGATCGCTGTCGGGCGACCGCGGCCGCGCGGCCGATCTCGATCGCGAGTGCGATACCTGTGCTCACCGGGACCGCGAGTGCGAGCGCTGCCGGTCAGGTCGGAACGGTCGCGTGCCAGCTCGGTATCGGCGACCTCGTCACCTTCGCCATCGCCGCCCTCGCTGTGTTCCACGTCGTGGCGGGGGCGATCAAGGCGACGTCGGCGTTCGACCATCTCGGCTCGACCCGCGCCGACCGTCAGCGACAGGGCCGACGCGCCATGATCGGCGCGCTCCAGGTGACCGCCGGCGCCTTTTTCCCCGTCCTCGTCGGCGCCATCTTCACCGTCGTCCTGGACTTCGAACTCGGCGCGTGTATCCACCTGATCTGAGCTACGGGCCGCTCCACTCCGCTCACGGGCTTCGGCCGTTCGCGTGTCGAGACTCTCCTTCCAGTCGAGTCTCGCGGTCGCCGTTCGCATTTTGGAGGCGCTCCCTGCGGTCGCCCTCGCTGCTCGCGGGTCACTCCGTTCCCCGCTCGCACGTTCGGCGGTCCTCCCTGCGTCGCCGGCGCGTAGCGCCGGCTGCACGAGGGATCTTCGATCCCTCGCCGGTCGAACCGCCCTGCTCACGGCTCCCTGCGGTCGCCGTTCGCATTTTGGAGGCGCTCCCTGCGGTCGCGCCTCCCTATTCGAACTTCGCCAACAACCGCCGATAGAACGCTTTCGACCGCTCCTCCCCGTCCTCGGCCAGTTTCTCGACGATCAACTCCGGCGTCGACCGCGCCAGCTCACCCTTGACCGGCGACCGGTTCACCCGAAGCTCCCCGTCCTCCAGCCCGACGGCCTGAATCCCGTCGACCTGCACGTCGAAGTCGGCGGCCGCCCGGATCTCCCGCGCGAGGTGAGAGACGAACACGGCCGTCGCGCCCCGCTCGTCCAGCGCCTCCAGAATTCCGGCCATGATCTTCGCGCTCGCGCCCGGCTCCGTGATCGACTCCAGTTCGTCCACGAGCACGAGCTTGCGGGCCGGTGCGGGCGACTCGTCGCCGTCTCCCCCGTCGCTCCGCTCGTCACCGACGCCGGTCACCAGCCCGCCGAACTCCCGGAGCGTGGACTCGAAGGCCCCCGCGTCCAGCGTCCCCTGCGTCTTGGCGTGGTAGTGCAACTCGGCCAGTCGGCCGACGCGGGCCTCCTCGGCGGGCACCGGTAACCCCATGTGCGCGAGGATCACGACGAGTGCCACCAGATCCAGCGTCGAGGTCTTCCCACCGCTGTTGACGCCCGACAGAAGCGTCACGCCGTCGACGCCGTACTCGACGGGTTCGACGGCCTCGAAGGGCACGTCCAGCAGCGGTGAGCGCCCGCCCTCGATCCGAAAGCCCGCCTCGTCGGAGAGGGTCGGCATCGTGCAGTCGAACTCCCGGGCGAAGCGTGCGATAGCGAGTTCCACGTCCAGATCCAGCGCGGCGTCGACCAGTTCCTCGGCGGCCGGCCGCGCGTCGGCCAGTTCGCCCGCGAGTTCCCGCTTGCGCCGGGTCGCCCGCCGGTCGCGGGCCGCGGTCAACTCTTCTCGGAGGCGGGCGACGACGTTCTCGTCGCGCTCGACGGGAAACGTGGGGTCGTCCGGGAAGGCCTGCCGGGCGATGCTCTCGGTGTCGCGCAACTGCAACGCGTCCACGAGGTGGTCGCGGGCGGCCGCGACGGCGTCGGCGTACTCGTCGGCCAGTTCCCGACTCAACAGTGAGTCGACGCCCGCGCCGCGCTCGACCAGCGTCAGGAGGTCCGCGCCCTCGATGGTCACGTCCCGCTCCTCGATGGCCTCGCGGAGGCGGTCGTTGGCGACGGACTCGGCGGTCGAGACCGCGGCGTCCAGATCGTCGACGGCCGTCGAGAGCCGGTCGAGTTCCTCGTCGCCCCGGACCGCCCCGTCGTCGTCGAGCTGTTCGAGGCCCGACTCCAGCGCGTCGAGATCGCAGTCCACGTCGATGTCTGCCAGCTGGGCGACCTCGGCCGCCGCCCGCAGGCTGTCGCGGTTGCGCGCAAAGAAGGTCAGTACGCGCTCGGGGACGACCTCCGCCGGGTTCTCTAACGCCGCCGGTTCGACGCGCACGTCGCCGTCGAGTTCGACGCCCGCGAACGTCTCGTCGAGCGCAATCACGGTCGCGTACCCCCGCGCCAGTTCCGAGAGCTTGCGGGCGTCGTCGACGAGTTCGACGCTGACCTCCGGGATCGCCTCCTGTGCGCGGGCGTAGGTCTCGGCGTCGCCGGTCGCCAGACAGCGGTCGCGGATCCGGACGTCGCCGGGTTCGTCGAGTGGCTCTACGTCGGCGAGTGCGTCCAGCACCGCGGGATCGGGGTCGCGCTCGGTCGCCGTACTGGCGAACGCGCGGACCTCCTCGATTCGAGATTCGGTAGCGCTGGGATAGATCGTCTCCAGTCGCCGGGCGGCGTAGTCGGTGACCGTCCGTTCCTGGAGCAGGCCGAGTGCGTCGCGGTAGAGTTCGCGGGCGCGATCGGTTCCGAGAAAGCCGCCTGGGTCGTCGTGGTCGCGCCGGATCGCACCGCGAGCGATGCGGGCCGCCCGGCCCGCGCTGATGCCGGGCGCGCGGGCGATGGCGGCCACGTCGCCCTCCCGGAGCGCGCGCTCGGGATCGTCGAGTTCGGCCAGTCGCTCGGCCGTCTTCGCGCCGACCCCGGGAATCGCTTCCAGGTCCATCGCCCCCTCCTACCGAACCCGGGGCCAAAAGCGTTCCCGGGTCGCGTGGGTGACTCCCCGCCCGCGGAGCCGAGACAACGGGCTTTTGCGCCGTGACGGCCAAGTCGGGGCCATGGCAGCCGAGGACACCAGTGTCGACGCGGACGCGGTTTCGGACAAGATCGCGGCCGTCCGCGACGACCTGGCCGAGATGGACGGCGTGTTGATCGCCTTCTCCGGCGGCGTCGACTCAAGCGTCGTCGCCGCCCTCGCCCACGACGCCCTGGGCGAGGACGCCGTCGCCTGCACCGCCAAAAGCGAGACCCTCCCCGCCGAGGAACTGGAGGACGCCAACCGGGTGACCGACGAGATCGGTATCCGCCACGACATCGTCGAATTCTCGGAACTCGCCAGCGACGAGTTCGTCGCCAACGGCGAGGACCGATGCTATCACTGCCGGTCGATGCGCCTCTCGGCGATGTACGACCACGCCCTCGAACTCGACATCGACGTGGTCTGTGACGGCACCAACGTCTCCGACACCGGCGAGGGGCATCGGCCGGGCCTCCGGGCCGTCGAGGAACTCGACGCCTACTCGCCCCTGCTCGAACACGGCATCACCAAGCCCGAGGTCCGCGAGATCGCCCGCCGGTACGATCTCTCGGTCGCCGACAAACCCTCGATGGCCTGTCTCTCCTCGCGGATCCCCACGGGACTCGAAGTCACCGAGGATCGCCTCTCCCGCATCGAGAAGGCCGAGCGCCTGCTGCGGACGTGGGGCTTCGAGCAGTTCCGCGTGCGCGACCACGACGACCTCGCCCGCATCGAGATCGCCGAGGACGAACTCGACGTGGCCCTCGACCCCGACTTCGTGCGGGCCGCCCGCGACCACATCGGCGACCTCGGCTTCGACCACGTGACGCTGGACCTGCACGGGTATCAAACTGGGAGCGTGAGTCCCGACGAGGAGGACGACGAACCGCTCGTCGAGGACGTGTTCGACGCCGACTACCCGACCGGGGAGTGACCGTCGGCGAAACTGGACAGACGACGAGGCGATCGTCAATTCCCGGGTTGCCCGAACTACTCGCCTCGTTCCTCACTGGATTGGAGCGTCCGGTTCAGTTCCGCCACTGACCGAGACAGGTTCCACAACTGAAAGGCGATCACGACGAGGAGAGCGATGACGATGGCCGCAACTGTGAACTCGACCGACACGAACGCAGACCCGAGAATTAACGACCCGAGAAACAGTGCAAGCAAGAGCCTCGCGAACGACTCCGAACTGATACCGCTGGACAGATCGGATTCCTCGTCGTGACTGGACATCGTTGGTAGCCGAATCGATCAGCGTCTCACTTACTTCTTCGGCTCGGAAACCGGCCGTTCGATCACCGACCTGTCGCTCCGACCCGGCTCCGTCACTCACTCCAACGCCTCGACGTCCCGATACCCGGTCTCGTTCTCCCGCAAAACTTCGGTCTCGCCGGCCTCGTGATCGTACCGGAGTTCGTTCACCGCGCAGTTGCGCTGTGAGAGCGTCGTGATCGCCGTCGGGAGGTCGGTCCCCCGGACGTGCGCGAGCAGGACGTAGATCGGGCCGCCGTGGGTCACCACCAGCACCTCCTCGTCCGGGCCGGCCTGCTCCAGCAGGTCCTCCCACGCGACGAGGACGCGCTCGCGCGCTCCGAGGAGGCTCTCGCCGCCAGCGGGGCGACTCTCCAGGCCGAGCATCCCGACCGAGCCGCGGTGTTCGGGGAACTCGCCGAACACCTGTTCGTAGGTCAGTCCCTGAAACTCGCCGAAGGAGCGCTCGCGCCAGCCTTTCGTGAACTCGGGGTCGGGGAAGTCGCCGCCCTCGCGAACCATGGCCGTGGTCTCGCGGGTTCGCCGGAGGTCGGAGGCGACGATTCGGTCGAGGTCGTACGACTCCGCGAGGTGGCGGCCGGCGGCGCGGGCCTGCTGGCGGCCGCGATCGTTCAGCGGCGACGCGGCCCACCCCTGGATTCGCCCCTCGCGGTTCCACTCGGTCTCGCCGTGCCGGAGTACGACGACCGTCGTCATCACGTGGCGGTTCGACGGGGGTCGAAAAGAGTGTGCAGGTTCGCTACCGACTGCGTCGCCAGCGCCACAGCGCGAGGCCGCCCTCGTAGACGACCAGGACCGCGCCGACGGCGACGGCCGTCTCGACCGTCGAGAGGTAGGTCACGTCCAGATTCCGGAGCAGCGTGGGGTCCGGGCTGGCGAGGTAGCCGGCGGCGACCGCACCGAGCCAGACCGGGACCCGGACACGCGCCAGTAGTTTCCGGACCCGGTAGTCGGCAGTGACCCGGCGGACGAGGCGGTTGAGACCCTCGAAGATGGCGATGATGGCGATGCCGACGACGATCGGCGTGGCCGAGGTCAGCCCGAGGGAGGCGAGCCCGTCGATCACGACGGTCGGGAGCCGGTCGTAGTAGCCAGCCGGCATCGGGGCCGGGCTGACGACGTAGGCGACGGCCGCGGTGAGGGTGTAGACGAGCGGGCGCAACATCGCGACCTGCTCGACGGCCGAGGTGTGGGCGTCGGTCCCGGTCCAGCGGAGCAGGCCCAGCGTCCCCTCGAACAGGACGACCATCGTCGACGCGACCAGAATGGGGGCCATCCCGGTCGGGTCGGGGCTGAAGAAGAAGGCGAGGGTGAGGAAGCCACCCCAGAAGTAGAGCCGGCGGGCTTCGAGCCACCGGCGGGTGGTGATGCCCATCATGATCGCGAGCATGACGAACAGCGGAATCTGGAAGATGAAGGCGAACAGACCGAGCATCATCACCATCAGGTTGAACGTCTCCGAGAGGCCGAAGGCGATGACTGCCGCCTCCTCAGAGTAGTAGAGGAAGTAGGTGAAGATTGCCGGCAGGACGAGGAAGAAGGCGAAGGCGACGCCGACGCCGGCGAGGACGAGGCTGGTCGGGACCGCCGCGAGGTAGTACTTCCGTTCGCGGGGGTAGAGCCCGGGGCGCATGAACAGGTACGTCTGGTAGACGAACACCGGAAGCGCGACGATGAACCCGGCCAGCGACGACACCTTCAGCCGGGCGATCATCAGGGAGAGCGGGTGGTAGACCCGGGGACAGGACGAGGCGGTCGCGCCGGCCGGTGGCGGGCACTGGGAGGCCACGCCCGGGAGGAAGGAGAACCACAGGAAGGTGATCAGGCGGTCGGCGAAGGGGAAGGCGACGCCGGCGACGGCGGCCATCGCCAGGACGACGATGCCCAGTCGGCGAACCATCTCCTCGATGTGCTCGGTGAGGGGCATCTCCTCGTCGTCGGGGGCCCCCGGGGTTCCCGTTCCGGCCCCGTGATCGGGCGGCTCGCCGCCCGGGGTCGGATCGGGCTCCGGGCGGTCGGGGCTCTCGATGTCCATCTCGGAGTAGAGCCCCGTTTCGCCGTCGCTCATGTGAGGCGGATTAGCCGGTGGGGTGTTGTAAACTTTCTTTTCCCGGCCCCGACGCGGCCACGCGCATCGAAAAGGTTGATAACCGGGTGTCGGCAACCACCGCACGATAATGTCCGGGGCGATCGACGAGGACACCCGCCGAGCCGTCGACAGCGGCCGGCAGACGATCGGTGCGATGCTGTCGGCCGCACAGTCACACCTCCAGAAGGTGTTCGTCGTCGCCGTCCTCGGCCTCATGGGGACGATATACGCTCTCCGGGAGTTCGGCTGGGCGATCCTGAAAGAGGACCTGTTCGCCCGGCTGGCCGCCGAAAATCCCGAGGCGTTCGAGTCGACCAAGATCGTCGCTCGAACCCCATTCGACGTCATCCTGTTGCAGGTGAAGATCGGCCTCGTGGTCGGTATCCTGCTCGCGCTCCCGGTCTTTCTCTGGTACTCGCGGGACGGCCTCCGGGAACGCGGCCTCTGGCCCGGCGAGCGCGTCGCCCGCTGGAAGGTCGCCGTCCTCGCGCTCATGTCGCTCGGCCTGCTCGGCGTCGGCGTCGCCTACGGGTACTACGTCTTCTTCCCCATCATGTTCGACTTCCTGGCGACCAACGCCTACAACGTCGGGTTCCAGCCGACCTACTCCATCGTCAAGTGGGCCGAGTTCGTCTTTTTGCTGACTATCTCCTTCGGGCTAGCGGCCCAGTTGCCCCTCGTGATGAGCGCGCTGACCTACTCGGGCATCGTTCCCTACGAGACCTTCCGGGACAAGTGGCGTCACGCCGTCGTGGCCATCTTCGTCTTCGGGGCGCTGTTCTCCCCGCCCGAACCGTTCACCCAGATCATGTGGGCGATCCCACTGCTGATCCTCTATGGCTTTTCCCTCCAGCTGACGAAGATCGTCGCCATCGCCAAGCGGAGCGGGAGCGAGGTGGACGTGCCGGGCGTCGCCCGCGACCGCTGGAACGTGCTGGCCGGCGTGGCCCTCCTCGCCGGGGCCGCCGTCTACGCCTTCTTCACCCGCGGCGGCGTCTCGGCGGCCAACCGCGTCATCGCTGCCATGCCGTTCGAGACCTCCTTCCGGGTCGCCGGGGCCGGCCAGCTACTCGGCCTGCCCGAAACGGCCGCGGCGGCACTGCTCGCCGTCGTCGTCGCCGCCTTCGCGACCGGGGTCGCGCTGCTGCTCGCCCTCTCGCGAGCCCTCGGTGCGGCCGACCGGGCGCGGCCCACCGGCCCGGCACCGGCCAGCGCCGGCGCCCCCTCGGAGATCAGCCTCGATCCCCTCGACGCGGGCGGGGTGCGAGCGGCTCCCCCGGAGGTCTTCGCCGACCTCTCGGAGGACGAGGCCGTCGCGAAGGCCCGCGCCGCCATGGACGCCGACCAGCCGGAGAAGGCCGAAGCGATCCTCGACCGGTACGACGAGGTGCAAGAACAGCTCGAAGCCCGCGAGCAGGCGGCCGAGGGTGAGACCGACGCCGAGGCCGAGGATGCGGACGCCGGCACGGCAACGGCGACCGCCGCGGGCATGGTCGACGCCTTCACCGAGGACGAGACGACCGAGGAAGACATCGGCGGCTACTACTACGACATCGCCTTCATCCTGGAGTCTTTGACCTCCAAGGCCTTCCGGCTGGTCGGCCTGTTCATGATCGTGATGGGCGGCTCGTTCGTCTGGCTCTACCAGGGCGGTATCCGACGGGTCAAGAACCTCTTTTTCGGCCAGGTGCCCGCCGGCGTCGGCGGGAGCATCGACATCGTCACCCTCCATCCCGTCGAGGCGCTCATCTTCCAGATCAAGTTCTCCACGCTGCTGGCCATCGTGACGACGCTCCCGCTCTTGCTATACTACGCCTGGCCGTCGATGAAGGCGCGCGGGTGGGTCCGTGGCGACGCCCGCGTGATGCTGGTCTGGGGCGGGTCGCTGATCGTCGGCCTGATCGTCGGGAGCGTCCTCGGCTTCCTCTATATCGCGCCGTCGATCATCTCCTGGCTGGCCGCCGACGCCATCAACGCCAACATGGTGATCGCCTACCGGATCAACAACTTCGGCTGGCTGGTCATCTACACGACCGTCGGGATCGGTCTCCTGATGGAGGTGCCCGTCTCGATGGCGCTGTTCCACGTCGGCGGGGTCGCCTCCTACCACACCCAGCGCAAGTACTGGCGGGAGGTCGTCGTCGGGATGTTCGCCGTCGCAGCGTTCGTCTCGCCCCGCGGCGTGTTCACCATGCTGTTGATAGCCATCCCGGCCGCAGTGGCGTACCTCGCCGGCCTGGGACTGCTCTGGCTGATCACCCTCGGTGGCCGCCGGGGCCGCCCACAGCCACAGGAGCCCAGCGTGGAGTAACCCGCAAGTAGTCTTCCAGCATCAGGCATCCAGTTTGAAACTACCACGACAATTGACACTTTTGGCGTCGTGACGAACTCCGTCGCATGGTAATCGACGACCCGGCCGACAGTGACGACCGATCGGAACGCGCCGAGGTAGACGACCGCGACGACCGGATCGTTCACCGCCGGATCGAACCCGATCCCGCCGACGCCGACTACCGGCTCCTCCAGTTGATCGCCGAGGTGGAGGGAATCGACGTGACCGAACTCCCACCGATCTACGACCGGATCGACCACCTCGTCACACGGATGTACGAGGACCCGCCCTCCGCCGAAGCCCAGGCCCAGTTGAAGTTCTCCTACGCCGGCTACCGCATCACGCTCGACCAGGACGGCAACGTCTCGCTCATCAAGATCGCCGACGGCCTCCCGTCGGACTGACCGCCATCCGAGTGAGCGACCGAAACCGGTAAGCCACGCTTCCGGTATTATCCCGGTATGCCCAAGATAAGCGTCGAGGTGCCCGAGGAGTTGCTGACGGATCTGGACGATCACGTCGGCGAGAACGGGAAGTTCGTCAACCGGAGTGAGGCGATCCGGGCCTCGATCCGGAAGACGCTCGACATGCTGGACGAGATCGATCAGCGCCAGGGCCGACTCGACGATGAGTGAGCGCACACCGCTGGCGGCCGCCCAGGTCGCCCTGATCGCGCTGTTCGTCACGGCGCTGGTGACCGCGCAGGTGACGGCCGCGAAGATCCTGGCCTTCTCGATCCCGGTCTCGCTGCCGGTGACGGGCGCCACGCTGATCCTGCCCGGTGCGGCGCTGGCCTACGCCCTCACCTTCTTCGCCTCGGACTGTTACGCCGAACTGTACGGCAAACGGGCCGCGCAGGTGATGGTCAACGTGGCCTTCCTGATGAACGGCGTCCTCCTAGTACTGATCTGGAGCACGATCCTCGCACCGGCCGCGGCGACCAGCATCGACCCCACGCAGTTCCGGCAGGTGCTCGGCGCGAGCACGAACATCGTGATCGCGAGTCTCGCGGCCTACCTCGTGAGTCAGAACTGGGACGTGATCGTCTTCCACCGGCTCCGGGAGGCGACCGACGGCGACGCGCTCTGGCTCCGCAACGTCGCCTCGACGGCCTCCAGCCAGCTGATCGACACGCTGATCTTCGTCACGCTGGGCTTTCTCGTCATCCCCGAACTGCTGGGCGTCGGCGTCGCACCGCCCCTCCCGGTGATCGCCAGTCTGATCGTCGGCCAGTACCTCCTCAAACTCCTGATCGCGCTGGTCGATACGCCATTCGTCTACGCCGTCGTCGGGTTCGTCCGGTCGCGCGACGCGACGATCCCGACGACCGAGCGCGAGCCCCAGTAATTACTCCGCCGGCTGGGCGAAGGCGTACTTCGGTTTGACCTCGTCGACCCGCACGTCCAGTTCCTCGCCCTCCTCGGCTCCCGAGACGAACAGCGTGTACCCCTCGACCTTGGCGATGCCGTCACCCTCGTGACCCGTGTCGACGATCTCGACGGTCACCGTCTCCCCCTCCGATACTGGGGCGGTGAGTCGCCCTTTCGCGACCAGGAACAGTTCCGACGACGACTCCCGGGATGCATCCGGGCGGACCTCGCGGACGTACTCGAACTCGGGCTCGATGTCGGCTTTCAGGTCGTCGAGGTCCTGGCCGTCGAACACCTTGGCGACGAAGTCACCGCCCGGACCGAGCAGATCCAGGGCCACCTCCAGCGCCTGTCGGACGAGGTGGACCGAGCGGGCGTGATCGAGGTCGTACTCGCCGGTCATGTTCGGAGCCATGTCCGAGACGACCACGTCCGCCTCCCCGACGATCTCGCGAACCTCGTCTTTCGTCGACTCCTCGGTCATGTCGCCCCGCACTGTCTCGACGCCGTCGAGGGAGTCGATCCGCTGGCGGTCGACGCCGACCACGGTCCCGGCGTCGCCGACTTCCTGTGTGGCGACCTGGAGCCAGCCGCCGGGGGCGGCCCCGAGGTCCACGACGGTCGCGCCCTCGTGGAGGAGGTTCGCCGTCCGGTCGATCTGTTTCAGCTTGTAGGCCGACCGGGAGCGGTACCCCTCCTGTTTGGCCCGGTTGTAGTACTCGTCTTTGCGTGTCATCTGATTGTCGAGGATAGCCCACGGAGGGGTTTACGGGTGTCGTTCCGGCGAGCCGTTCGGTCACTCCCCGTCGCGCCAGCGGGCGAGCGCGCCAGCGCCCGCGAGTCCCGCCAGCGCCGCGAGGGTACCGAAGCCACCGCCGTCGGCCGCGGTCTGTGTCGTCTCTCCCTGATCGTCGGGGGTATCGACCCCCCCTCCGCCCGCGACCTCGCCGAGGACGGAGGTGTCGGCGGCCATCCGTTCGAGTTCGACCCCGACGTACTCCCCTGCACACTGGGTGACGCCGTTGACGACGTACAGGGTACCGCCGGGAACCGAGCGGTCGTCCGGGACGTACAGCCGCATCTCCATCGAGTAGTGGTCGTCGTCTTTGCGGTCGATCAGCAGGATCTGGTAGCCCACGGTCTCGTCGGCCGGCCAGTCCGCGAACGCACACTCGTCACCGAACGAAGCCTCGACCGGGTTCGGGTCCGGATCGACGTGGACGAAATACCCCGGCAGGTTCTCGGCCTGGATTCCCTCGACGGACGGGACGAGCGCACGTGCGGTGATGCCGTCCTGCTGGCCGACGACTGGATCGGTCGCCGCGAGCGTCCCCACCGCCGATCCCAGTCCCGCGAGGACGGTCCGACGTGCGACCGCCGAGTCGGGTTCCGTGTGTCGTGCCATCGTCTCCGTTCCGCCACTGCGAGGCCTAAGCCTTCGTTTCTGCACGAGTAGTCGGCCGGCGACCGTCGCCGATCGACAGCCAGTCCGCACCGAGTGGCCAAGATCCTCACCCGATCGGCCACCGTCCGCCCCGTTCCCGCTCGAACCGGTCGCGGGGAACGGAAAGACGGGACTTTTTAAGAGATGGGGGCGTAGCCCGGGTCAAGATGTTCAACGC
This Halorientalis sp. IM1011 DNA region includes the following protein-coding sequences:
- the larE gene encoding ATP-dependent sacrificial sulfur transferase LarE; the protein is MAAEDTSVDADAVSDKIAAVRDDLAEMDGVLIAFSGGVDSSVVAALAHDALGEDAVACTAKSETLPAEELEDANRVTDEIGIRHDIVEFSELASDEFVANGEDRCYHCRSMRLSAMYDHALELDIDVVCDGTNVSDTGEGHRPGLRAVEELDAYSPLLEHGITKPEVREIARRYDLSVADKPSMACLSSRIPTGLEVTEDRLSRIEKAERLLRTWGFEQFRVRDHDDLARIEIAEDELDVALDPDFVRAARDHIGDLGFDHVTLDLHGYQTGSVSPDEEDDEPLVEDVFDADYPTGE
- a CDS encoding PAS domain-containing sensor histidine kinase — its product is MAGQVDYRALFENAVDALVVFDPDTGGIVDANERYCELVGYDETELDEVTLSDVTADGWEWPADRETLVERAREDGSTTVEWRKRHSDGTHFWTEVALSIVDTADGEIGLARTRDISDLKDSKREATLYETIVENVSDGVYVFDTDGTIEYVNPRITEVTGIDRERWLGNTARVFAEESVSGPEPVEQFERAFEAFVESGDDRTQLDLESPNGIFGVIEVRLSAVRFDGELRKVIGTVRDISERVEHQRQLAERTEQLEVLNRVVRHDIRNDMTVVLAWLEALEAHVGEDGRDALERIARASEHVVELTEIARDHVDVVVGDGEIEPEPTDLADTLGTEIEKHRESYPHATVEIEGELPDTRVAADGMLPSVFRNLLNNAVQHNDGQSPTVTVSAERDAEVVRVRVADDGPGVPDGQKETIFGKDEKGLESPGSGIGLYLVYSLVDSYGGSVWVEDRADDESGAVFVVELPVTGT
- a CDS encoding twin-arginine translocase subunit TatC, yielding MSDGETGLYSEMDIESPDRPEPDPTPGGEPPDHGAGTGTPGAPDDEEMPLTEHIEEMVRRLGIVVLAMAAVAGVAFPFADRLITFLWFSFLPGVASQCPPPAGATASSCPRVYHPLSLMIARLKVSSLAGFIVALPVFVYQTYLFMRPGLYPRERKYYLAAVPTSLVLAGVGVAFAFFLVLPAIFTYFLYYSEEAAVIAFGLSETFNLMVMMLGLFAFIFQIPLFVMLAIMMGITTRRWLEARRLYFWGGFLTLAFFFSPDPTGMAPILVASTMVVLFEGTLGLLRWTGTDAHTSAVEQVAMLRPLVYTLTAAVAYVVSPAPMPAGYYDRLPTVVIDGLASLGLTSATPIVVGIAIIAIFEGLNRLVRRVTADYRVRKLLARVRVPVWLGAVAAGYLASPDPTLLRNLDVTYLSTVETAVAVGAVLVVYEGGLALWRWRRSR
- a CDS encoding histidine phosphatase family protein produces the protein MTTVVVLRHGETEWNREGRIQGWAASPLNDRGRQQARAAGRHLAESYDLDRIVASDLRRTRETTAMVREGGDFPDPEFTKGWRERSFGEFQGLTYEQVFGEFPEHRGSVGMLGLESRPAGGESLLGARERVLVAWEDLLEQAGPDEEVLVVTHGGPIYVLLAHVRGTDLPTAITTLSQRNCAVNELRYDHEAGETEVLRENETGYRDVEALE
- a CDS encoding helix-hairpin-helix domain-containing protein, with translation MDLEAIPGVGAKTAERLAELDDPERALREGDVAAIARAPGISAGRAARIARGAIRRDHDDPGGFLGTDRARELYRDALGLLQERTVTDYAARRLETIYPSATESRIEEVRAFASTATERDPDPAVLDALADVEPLDEPGDVRIRDRCLATGDAETYARAQEAIPEVSVELVDDARKLSELARGYATVIALDETFAGVELDGDVRVEPAALENPAEVVPERVLTFFARNRDSLRAAAEVAQLADIDVDCDLDALESGLEQLDDDGAVRGDEELDRLSTAVDDLDAAVSTAESVANDRLREAIEERDVTIEGADLLTLVERGAGVDSLLSRELADEYADAVAAARDHLVDALQLRDTESIARQAFPDDPTFPVERDENVVARLREELTAARDRRATRRKRELAGELADARPAAEELVDAALDLDVELAIARFAREFDCTMPTLSDEAGFRIEGGRSPLLDVPFEAVEPVEYGVDGVTLLSGVNSGGKTSTLDLVALVVILAHMGLPVPAEEARVGRLAELHYHAKTQGTLDAGAFESTLREFGGLVTGVGDERSDGGDGDESPAPARKLVLVDELESITEPGASAKIMAGILEALDERGATAVFVSHLAREIRAAADFDVQVDGIQAVGLEDGELRVNRSPVKGELARSTPELIVEKLAEDGEERSKAFYRRLLAKFE